Below is a window of Malania oleifera isolate guangnan ecotype guangnan chromosome 1, ASM2987363v1, whole genome shotgun sequence DNA.
GATCAAGCTCTGCCTTCCACCGCCATAGCCCTCTAATTCCTTCAGCGAAGTTGGACTTGTGGGGCGATTCATGCAGGGATTTGGGCAATACTAATGGTGCATTGCCTCCATTTTTGGTGGTTGATTCAAATTATGCATTGGATACAAGCCTAAAGACTTCTCCGCCAATCACCAGTCCATGTAGCGATGCGAGCGCAAGTGTTTCTTTTCACGCAACTTCTCCACTGTGCTTAGACTCGAGTAGTGATTCTGGACCAACTGCTTCTTGGCGCCAGAAGGTGCTGTTTCCCCAACCAAAAAGTAATGGTGGTTTTGATCTGTTTATGGTTACTCCGAAGATCTGGTCTGAAGAAGATGACTTGCAGATTTATCCACCAAAGATTGACTTGTGCATTGACACAAGTGTAAATGATGCATTCCATCAAGGCTTAGTGGGTACCCCGCTAAGCTCGGGTTCGGGTGACACTAGTGTCGTTGGTTCTGAACAGTTCGTGGTTGTTGATTCAAACATCCAAGTTGAAGAATATGACTTGGGTGGGAGGCAAGTTTCTCCACATCCTCAAAAGACCAAAGGAAGAAAGAGTAAAGGGCCAAAAAAAAGAATTGAACCCAAGAAGGAAGAGGAGGTAAACCTATGCAAACAAGTTGTCGTAAAGGAAAAATGGATTAAGCACTACAGCAATCAGCACAAGATACTTCTGGTGGGGGAAGGAGACTTCTCATTCTCTGCTTGTTTGGCCCTGGCTTTTGGATCTGCTACTAACATGATTGCAACTTCTCTCAACTCCGTAGGTAAACAAATATTGTTCACATTCCTCTCTTTCAACATTTTCTTCTGATTAGAGAATTAATTAcctttaaattattttttaatctgGTCTTGGCTAAACCATGTTCTGGCTGTTACCTCTTCCTCTCTGACTCTGTTCATGGAAGTGAATTAAATTCATTATGTTCTGAAATCTTCCACATATTCTTACTGGGAAGTATAGGATGAGTTGACCACAAATTTCATAATTTTCCTCATCCTTACTGCAGAAGTGTAAATTAAATTTCAGAGTTTTTCATATCCTTACTGTTAATTAGACAATGACTTCTTCAGAGTTTTTGACTGGAAACTATGGGAAAGCCCTGGACAACATCAGAGAGTTGAAGGTTAGGGGATGCGAAGTAATGCATGGAGTGGATGCCACCAAGATGAAATACCACGGCATGCTCAAGCAAAAGATATTTGATCGAATCATTTTTAATTTCCCGCATGCAGGCTTTTCCCAGAATGAATCGCAGGAGTCCCAGATTTGGTGAGTGTTGGGAAATGATCAAcgagcaacaatcgcacaagcAAAAATTACGCAACACAAATGtgagaccagatttacgtggttcggtccactgtgacctacgtccacgggagagcCCAAATCCACTATAATTATCCGGAGATTTAcacaaggagaaggaggaggctactgccctcaactcctctctcactctcacaaGGATTCACTCTGCCTACCACACAGCCCTCTGCACGCACAACTCTCTGCACTCTGCACCTCACAACACAGCACCACACAACTCTCAACTGCAACTCACCacacaatacatatatatacacatgggaGGGGGGAAGAAATCAAGTAAGGCTGCTGCAAATCAAAGAAGGTGGctgcagatttcaacaaaatctgcagAGGTTGGTGGCCATCCATCTCCAGCTTCAACATTTTCCGCTGGGTGCGGCTGCTGACATACATACGAGCCACACATCTCCTAACAGTGAGAGCTAGCTAGGCCTCTGCAATCTGCATTGATGTCTATCTTAAATTACATGAATTCATCTGTATATGCATTTTCTTGTGTTCAAATATGAAGTATGAACTAATGGAAATTCCTTTTTATGCCCTTGTTTCTTAATTTCTGTAGCCGACATCAAAAACTGGTGCGCCTATTCTTGAAGAATGCTAAGAAACTGATCTCAGGCGAGGGGGAAATTCACATTTCGCACAAATCAAACGGTTTCCATAGCCAGTGGAAATTAGAAGAATTGGCTTCGAATCTCGGTCTCCGAACTATTGGTAAGGTGCGATTTCAGCTGACGGACTATCTGGGCTACAACACTAAATATGGCTATGGTGGTGACAAGAACTTCAACTGCTACCCCAGCAAAACTTACAAATTTGGACCTTAAAATAAAAGGAAGTAGAGTTTGAAGGCTTGGCTACATAACACGCTATATATCATATGTTTGTATAAAATGAAGAGCAGAATGTTTCATGGGCAATTTGATATTTTGGCTGGTATGAAGGATGTGATCTAGTGCTATATATATCATGCAACACAGACATACTTATGCCGCAGAGGAAGCTTGGTTAGCGGGTGGAAAGATCTCTATGCCAAAGTTTAATGTTTTCGTGTATAAAACTTAATTGTGGCTGTGATTGTTTTAATGTTTTTGGAACTTGGTAGGGTATGAATGTTAATGCATATGAGTGATGGTTAGAAGTACAATTCCAAGGTGCAAGGTGTTCGGGGTCTCTATGCGAGGGTTTGAATGCATGCTTGGTGAGTTCAAGGCTAATGTGTTGTGTGCTTAGCCCACTGCAGCCTTTTGACCTATCTCAAGATATGGCTTTGGAAATAGCCTCGCAATCTTGAAAAGACAAGCCCTAGGAAATAGCACGCAGCATCACAAAATTCTTGGGTTTTGTGcgattatggaaaaaaaaaaactcgagtAAGTAAAAACAAGTTGAAATTTGCTTGAAAGttaaaatttaagaatttaattaaccggttgttataaaagatgtaaaaaataaatagaaaatgaaTAGAGacaagatagaaattttacatggttcggttATGCCTACTGCACGGACGGATGAAATCAAAATTTCACTATCATGAGAAGAATTATGATATGAAACTGACCTTATACAAGATATCTCCATCTTATCTTTATCCATTATTCACTTTATATCTCATTTTTCTTATCCTCACTATATGTCCACTTACATGGAAGCATCAAATGTGTGTCCCAAATGAGAAGAGGAGGGTgtccttttatagggcaatatggaTAGCTAAGCATTTGTTGGGGGAAAAATCTAAGGGGTGAAAGATGGGGTGACATACATTTTATTAGTACAAACATATGAGGCAGGCTCACATGGGACATGAATTAGTGCAGATATATGGGGCAGGTTCACGTGGGACATGAATTAGTGTAAATATATAAGGCAGattcagggggcccaacaaccctacaaaatggcacagtcgactgtcacccCACACGCTCCCAGAGTTTATGTGGTTGCattaacaccactagcaacggtatcgtgctcaatatcataaccatctatCAGGGTTTattaccacatacctgcaatcattatgcggtattagtATTTCATTAATCGTATTCCAGTATATTATAatttagttcaatataaatattctcaccattttctgtacacatttcatcatctcataataacatatatcatatctcacgtatttttcatattttcccaaaatactcatatcaataatttgtacaaattatttctcatgcaaataatttccactcacaaataaatgccacatttcattatttcccactaatcatatcaatcttttttatttcaatattttctcaggaAATTCcaatcattatatttcacatttttcaatacatgtcATGTGTCACCCAATTTTCATCTAATgacacacaatttatctaatatttatatcgtaataatttccaaacaaaataccCTAAGcatattttcacatattaatttaaacagtaattctaaaaatactactataatttattcctcttacctaacttactgaaaGACTCATTAACATCCAAATTCCACGCCCTTGGCACTCGAAACTtaaatcctgaaattcacatttttcctaaattaattaactcatttcccccaaaacaatactTAACTAACCtaccctaagctccatataccccaaattaatatttaaacaaatatttaacagtctcacttaattttctaaattttacctgtgggtcccaaaattacacctgcaaCGCTCACCTGGActctaaatttcagaaatcctactttaaccccaaatgctcaatattttagcatttctaaattaatactaattgaTTAAAATTAAGCCCCTTAATAACGcccataccccaaatttggggttttgctcacgatgaccccacgagaattccatcctactagacttgtagagaatcatccctagattctcgtagtGGTGTTGGTTCATCAATCAgtcttataatttgcaagaaattaaagaaaaaaaaattggcttACCACAGGAGATAGGTttacaccgctcctaccaccgattcgTTCTAGTAGAAATGACGACAACAGaaaatggagtccaacggtatctttcgattttcgaTCAGACGAAAATTCGCcacaaaatcgaagagagagagagagagagagagagagagagagagagagagagagagagctcagagAACTATGGGTGGGGTGGCGTAGGAACCTTGCAAAAGAAGAAATCCTTCATTTAGGATCATCCTGAAGgaagtatataataataataataataataataataaatttaattaatattaataataatatattttattaataaaaataaaaataaatttaagtaattttttttctttttttaaaaatctgattaattaattaattatttatttttggaatcactctattaatcttctatatccctttttggggttattatattctctcttccttataaaaattttgtcctcgaaattcgctattTATCTACTTCCCATCCTTAGAGAGAAACaccataattttattaattaccctcacttatggcgcaGGAATACCGTGATAACAaagagggttctaggagattacaactattcaaaattctcccaaaaccattcacgtttcaaaactaaaaatcctatctatcctacgttacactatatagataaaaatatacaatattattccttttattctAACTGGCTCAACTTtaagctccactgaataagtgtggatatctctggtgcatctgatcctctagttcctaggaagcctcctcaatggcatgattgcgccacaaaactttcactagtggaatcttctttgtacgtagctcctgttccttccagtcaagaatctacACTAGCACTTCTTATAAGCTAAAGTGTCTCTCAACTTCAGTGCTTCATAATTGATCACATGAGAGGGGtcgggatgtatttccttagcatagaaacgtggaatacgtcatggatcctagataggattggtggtaatgccaaacgataggcaactagacccactctttcaagaatctcgaattgtccaatatacctaggggtcaacttacccttcctctcgaacctcataacccttttcatcggtgccaccttcaggaacacgtgatctcctgtgtcaaactccaattctcgccaacgagtattagcataactcttatgttggctctgcgctgtcctgatcttgtctctgatgagtctgactttatcctgagtctgctgtattaGCTCTAGCCCCAATATCTGTTTCTCTCCTACCTTATCCCAATATAAcagggatcgacacctcctgccataaagcatctcatacggtgccatcccaatgctggcttggtagctgttgttatacacaaactcaactagtggcagatactacatccaacgacctccaaagtccagcacacatgctcgcagcatattctccagaatctgtatcgtcctctccgtctgcccatctgtctgaggatgaaaagttatgTTGAACGACAATTGAGagcccatggccccttgcagactcttccaaaaaagAGATGTGAACCGtaggtctctatctgaaactatggatactgggacgccgtggagcctaactatctcttggataGATAACttagccaatctgtccatggagtagctaactctaattggcaaaaagtgggcagtctttgacattcgatccaccactacccaaatagtgtCATGTCCATGCAACGCTGGCAGTAATCctatgacgaaatccatcgctatatgctcccacttccactcaggaatgtggagtggctgcaatgatcccaccggtctctagtgctcagtcctcacttgctggcacgtcaaacattgatccacatactgggctatctccctcttcatgttgctccaccaaaaggactcttgaagatccatgtacattttagtgctacctagatgtacagtatacagggactgatgtgcttcctccaagATAACCTTCTTAATCTCATGATTCTCAGGAACGCATAACCTAGTACGAAATCTCAAGGCTCTGTCATTTGAGATGTTGAACCctgtttcctgaccatcctgtacctttcccataagctctactagttccgcatcattcctctgagctgctttaatcctctcttgtagAGTCGGATGCAAAACTAAGTCAGTAATAAACGCCTAGTGattgccctctaccagctccacactgagcctctcgagatccatctggatcggattctgaatctccactgcaaatacagatgaatccaccgattttcggctcaaagcatcaatgACCACATTaacctttcctaggtggtagctaatagtgcagtcgtaatcctttattagcttcaaccatctcctctacctcatgtttaatttcttttgcgtgaagaaatactttaagctcttatggttagtaaatatctcacacctacccccatatagatagtgcatccgaatcttcagcgcgtaaacaccgctaccaactccagatcataggtagggtaattcttctcatattctttcaactgtcgtgaggcataagCTATCATTCTCtctcgctgcatcaacacacatctgagccctttatgagatgcatcactgtaaatcacaaacctctcctctcctgaaggaatcgtcaacacaggcgcagtgatgagtcgctgcttcaattcctggaagctctattcacattcatcagaccactaaaacttcactcccttcctagtcaatatGGTCAATGGGCCTGACGGTCaggagaagccctcaacaaacatgcagtagtacccaaccaatcacaggaaactcctgatctcgtgcctattatttggtcgtacccagtctacaaccggctcaatcttactcggatcaacagaaataccacccctagatataaTGTGTCCacggaaggtaacctgttccagccagaactcacacttcttgagcttcgcataaaaCTTCTTCTCTCACAATACCTGAAGTATTATactcagatgttcctcatgctcctctgggctcttcgaatataccagtatatcatcaataaatactaccacaaactaatccaaatactggtgaaagaccatgttcatcaaatccataaacactgcaggagcattcgtcaaaccaaatggcataactagaaattcataatgggcataccatgttctaaatgccgtcttcggaacatcttccgccctgattttcacctaatggtacccaaagcgtaaatctatcttcgaaaagatctgtgtcccttgtaactgatcaaacaaatcatcaatacgagggagcgagtatttattcttgatagtcactttgtttatttctcgatagtcgatgcacaaccttatcgagccatccttcttcctcacaaataaaatcggtgcGCCCTAGGGCGACACATTGAGCCGAACAAATCCCTTATTTAATAGCTcctacaactgctctttcaattctttcagctttgCCGGTACCATTCCATACGACGCCTTCAAAATCAACactgtccccggaaccagatcaataacgaactctaccttacgatcaagaggtagtcctGGAAATTCCTCCGAAAATATATCAAGAAAGTCTCttaccactgggatatcctccaccctcggCTCCCCTTCTGAGACTGCCTTCAcgtaggctaaatatccctgacaaccttctaatagcaatccacgtgcctgaatagcggatagtaactgaggtggggtgcgcacacgtgatcccaagaatctgtactcctatccctctgtaggtctgaatactaccactctattatggcaatcaatgctagcatagtgggtagCTAGTCAATCTATACCCAAGATTAtttcaaacccatgcatgtctagaacCACCTGATTAGCtggcaaagacctcccctgaatacccactggatagtctctgagtaccttcctacatatccctatagccccagtcggcgtagcaacaaacaaactaatatctaactgctgaaACTCAAATCCACACAACTTCACATAATCCcgagcgataaaagaatgagtcgcccaagagtcaaacaagacagtagctttaaatgacaatattgaaacagtacctgtcaccacatctcccgccgcctcagcatctcctgacGCCAGTGCATAAACTTGTGTCggggcagtattcctctgctatccACCTTGAGGTGCCTAATAacctcctctgtatggtcgaggagcaaCCGCTACCACTGGCGGTGCCTGACAGTTCTTTGCAATATGTCTAGGCTCGTGGGACTGATAGCAGCCAACTtccctcgctcggcactctcctgggtgcctcctcaaacatctaggACAAAGAGGAGGGATCTTTCTGCCCTatactgctcgatctcctcctccctgtcgtcatccccctctgctatcatatctcctccacggtcCTCGACTAGGCcttgcctgaaaatcagaaggcgcgggcctcttcctttggctcTAGGCTGCTGCACCTCTCTGTATGATGCTCTCAATCACTACAGCCttgtccactatctctgagaaggtctgagctcggaaacctaccacctgctcatacaggttctgcctcaagccctcctcaaacttcctcgccttcctctcctcatctagcaccatatacggggcgaactgggacagctcaacaaacctcgctgcgtactgctgcaccgtcataggCCTCTGTGTCTGATATAGAAACTCTG
It encodes the following:
- the LOC131168102 gene encoding uncharacterized protein LOC131168102, yielding MGQVISNFISSLLDGAKEKESSSGLKLLISQPDLESQSNSGSSSAFHRHSPLIPSAKLDLWGDSCRDLGNTNGALPPFLVVDSNYALDTSLKTSPPITSPCSDASASVSFHATSPLCLDSSSDSGPTASWRQKVLFPQPKSNGGFDLFMVTPKIWSEEDDLQIYPPKIDLCIDTSVNDAFHQGLVGTPLSSGSGDTSVVGSEQFVVVDSNIQVEEYDLGGRQVSPHPQKTKGRKSKGPKKRIEPKKEEEVNLCKQVVVKEKWIKHYSNQHKILLVGEGDFSFSACLALAFGSATNMIATSLNSVEFLTGNYGKALDNIRELKVRGCEVMHGVDATKMKYHGMLKQKIFDRIIFNFPHAGFSQNESQESQICRHQKLVRLFLKNAKKLISGEGEIHISHKSNGFHSQWKLEELASNLGLRTIGKVRFQLTDYLGYNTKYGYGGDKNFNCYPSKTYKFGP